From Juglans regia cultivar Chandler chromosome 8, Walnut 2.0, whole genome shotgun sequence, the proteins below share one genomic window:
- the LOC109011837 gene encoding uncharacterized protein LOC109011837, translated as MALFEIDVVKVEKAKAMRRYNRRRTVKWIVELCAALFVLSLSPAWLPGAAETACEFFRRFIAVFDCTFYVFILIMAIIFILYAFSGENGARTDIHDDFLRYNKPSSKLAAGNELPVQPETYSSPAETFHDKHIVFWDIVNSPAHDDGTVSSITERTASPFPLDRVAAVTKKALREKRNRRARSEKLELRILETTRRELRRTETGICQELVRSGEERARRSSSYPPEELSIEEFNRMVEAYIVDKKEAQREEYKEERRKESSLALTTQN; from the coding sequence ATGGCCTTGTTCGAAATTGACGTCGTCAAGGTTGAGAAAGCCAAAGCCATGAGAAGGTATAATCGGCGGCGAACGGTCAAGTGGATTGTCGAACTTTGTGCTGCTCTGTTTGTGCTTTCGCTGTCCCCCGCTTGGCTTCCGGGCGCCGCAGAAACAGCATGTGAGTTTTTCCGGCGATTCATCGCCGTCTTTGATTGCACTTTCTACGTCTTCATTCTCATCATGGCGATTATTTTCATCCTCTACGCTTTCTCCGGCGAAAATGGGGCCAGGACCGATATCCACGACGACTTCCTCAGATACAACAAGCCTAGCAGTAAGTTAGCCGCCGGTAACGAGCTACCGGTGCAGCCGGAGACATACTCTTCACCAGCAGAGACCTTCCATGACAAACACATCGTGTTCTGGGACATTGTGAACTCTCCGGCTCACGATGACGGTACAGTTTCTTCAATCACCGAGCGTACGGCCTCTCCATTTCCGCTAGATAGAGTTGCTGCAGTCACTAAGAAGGCTTTGAGGGAAAAGCGTAACCGGAGAGCTAGGTCCGAGAAGCTCGAGCTACGTATTCTAGAGACGACTAGACGAGAGTTACGGCGAACAGAGACGGGGATATGCCAGGAATTGGTGAGGTCCGGGGAAGAACGGGCGAGGAGATCGTCCTCGTACCCGCCGGAAGAATTGAGCATCGAGGAATTCAACCGTATGGTAGAGGCCTACATTGTCGATAAAAAGGAAGCTCAGAGAGAAGAGTACAAGGAAGAACGGAGAAAAGAATCATCATTGGCCCTCACTACGCAGAACTGA